The following are encoded in a window of Arthrobacter sp. NicSoilB4 genomic DNA:
- a CDS encoding TetR/AcrR family transcriptional regulator: MPQTTSAPSEKPPTPRERARARTIEDIVRLGREHLALHGAAALSLRAVARDLGVVSSAVYRYVENREELLTLLLVDAYNELGDEVDAAVASLPADDFAGRFSALGGAVRRWALREPARYGLLFGSPVPGYRAPAERTTGPGTRVIYALMALLDGAFRAGRLTAPGGPAAVAAPLAADLEHIRAGMGLAVPDSLLARGALVWTSLFGAISFEVFGQYGADTFAAPDELFAHHMAALADLAGLGPSAGASGGRAAVQPA; encoded by the coding sequence GTGCCACAGACCACCAGCGCCCCTTCGGAGAAGCCGCCCACACCCCGCGAGCGGGCCCGGGCCCGGACCATTGAGGACATTGTGCGCCTCGGCCGGGAGCACCTGGCCCTGCATGGGGCCGCAGCACTGTCGCTGCGCGCCGTGGCCAGGGATCTCGGCGTCGTCTCCTCCGCGGTCTACCGGTATGTGGAGAACCGCGAAGAGCTGCTGACCCTGCTGCTCGTCGATGCGTACAACGAACTCGGCGACGAGGTGGACGCCGCCGTGGCCAGCCTGCCCGCGGACGATTTTGCCGGCCGGTTCAGCGCCCTGGGAGGCGCGGTGCGGCGTTGGGCCCTGCGCGAACCGGCCCGCTACGGGCTCCTTTTCGGCAGTCCCGTGCCCGGCTACCGGGCGCCTGCCGAGCGGACTACCGGCCCGGGCACGCGGGTCATCTACGCGCTCATGGCGCTCCTCGACGGAGCCTTCCGCGCCGGCCGGCTGACCGCGCCCGGCGGTCCGGCTGCCGTCGCCGCACCGCTGGCCGCCGACCTGGAGCACATCCGGGCCGGGATGGGACTAGCCGTGCCGGACAGCCTGCTGGCGCGCGGCGCGCTCGTCTGGACCTCGCTGTTCGGCGCCATCAGCTTCGAGGTCTTCGGCCAGTACGGCGCGGACACCTTCGCTGCCCCGGATGAACTCTTCGCCCATCACATGGCCGCGCTGGCGGACCTCGCAGGTCTTGGCCCCTCGGCGGGCGCTTCCGGCGGGCGGGCTGCCGTCCAGCCGGCGTAG